The following DNA comes from Triplophysa dalaica isolate WHDGS20190420 chromosome 10, ASM1584641v1, whole genome shotgun sequence.
AAGGCGTGGATGGGACAGAAGCTGCCATGGTAACAAGTCTGGCCGAGATTCATCAAAAGCAGAATCCAGACACAGGGCCTAAAGTTTGTTTGCTTTCTGAATCAGATGCacctgaaaacaacaacaaagatgTCAGTCTAGACAAGAGTTACAACCGATTGTTCTCTCAATCTGTGGGGGAATATACAGAACCGTCACAGACGGCAACCTCCTGCCAACAACATTACACGTCATCGCACACACCGCAGCGAAAGACACCTGTATTTCGCCCATCATTTGCCAGTGAGGTCATCGATCTGTCTATAAGCCCTCCGCCAAGCTCAAGTGTGTCAGGTGAGTCATCTTTTCCAGTGCCTGGTGTGTCTCCTGGTCCGTCTCCTGGTCCAGATAACGAAATGGGTCTGTCAGAACAGAGCTGTCACAGAAACCCTCCCTCACCTTCAGAATCACACAGCAAACAAGTTGAGCTTATTGTACTTTCGGATTCCAGTGACCAAATGGACGTGGAACCTGAGGGGGGTGGTTTGAGCCCTCAGTCTCCCTCCGGTTCGCTCCCAGATTCCGCTTTTAAGTCCAGAAGCAATGTTTGCGAGAGTAAACTCGACACACCGAACAGTTTTGTATCTGCGTTTCAAAGCCATACTGGGAAACAGGTAAATATTGATACAGAACTtaaatctgaccaatcagagcatcaTAGCCCGTGCGCTGCAAACCAAAGTGTATTTGATGGCTCTGCCGAAGTTTCCTGGTTAATTCCGGCCACTCCTGTACCAGTCGCACGTAGTAGCTCCGCTCAAACCTGCGTTAGTATGCGCCGAACCCAGCTTTTCCCCAAGTCTTGctcttcatcatcatcgtcCTCTTCTACTGTTTTCAACGCCTCAAAATCCTCCGCAAACAATGGCTACGCTGGAGAAAATCCAGAACCCTCATCCAAACCTCTAAGCAACTGTCCGCTCAATTCTGATCAGAGTCCAACTAAAGAACATTTTAGCAAAAATGTGAAACGCTCTCCAGGATACCAGACACCACTTCACCTTCTCAGACTGTCCCAGATCCCATCTAAACGACTGTCTGATGGATCCCACGCTGGGTTTATTAATGGACATCCATCCCAGAGTGTCCGGCAGCCCGCCAGTAGCACCCCACTTCATTCAGACTCTTCCCTACAAAGGCAAACCTTGTCTGTTGGTCAACAAGCCTCGCTGTCTCTACAACTCAGTCATTCTGAAAGTTATCAATCCCTTGCAAAACTCCAGAGAAGACGCGAAATAACAGTTATCTTCAGCATGGGTCCTTTAATCTCCCACCAAACTCTCCAAGCCATCATCATCCTGAAAGGTCAAGAGAGAATGCGCCAGAACAAATGGAGTCGGAGATGAGGTTCAAAACCACAGTGTTGAAGAAGTGAACGTTGAGGAGATATCTCCCCAAGCTAGTTTTTGTGTCATGGATGAGCCTCCTATACCATTTGATGACTCGTGGGGTTTGGATGGAAATGTGGGAAGCCAGAAACCTTGCTTTAGTCTAAGACTGGACAGCAGTGAAGGGACAGTCAGTCCAGCGCGTACTGAGAGTAGGAGACCGGAGGCAAGCACACGCACCAAGTCTCCTGCAGCTGGAGCTCAAATGAAAACTCCCGAGCCATCACCTGGTCCATTTAATCACAGTTTACCTGATCCTGACATGTGGGATGACTGGGAGGAGAAAGAGGAGGAACTACTTCCACTTTCACAGAGATTAGCGCCACCTTCTGCAAAGAGAGTCGCTGCACTAAAAACCCCAGGTGCGAGAATTGAAGGCCAAATGTTTTCCTTGTGGTCCTGTTTGTTGTGTCAATATGGTTATTGTCGTGCTTGGGGTGGGTTCCTTTAAGCAGAGTTTTGTTGAGCCTAATTAACTAATCAAACTGCCTTTTTAACCGCTCACTAGATAGATTGTTAATATAAAGAGTTGTTAAATCATAAATACATTCACAAGCTGAGCTTTAAATCAGAGATAAAGGAGCAACAGGGTTAAAGTTAATCTAGGTTTACGGTCAAATTAAACATAAATCGAAGTTAAGTATAACccaaataatttttaaacaagGTTACATTTTGAtgcaatataattatttaataaacctTAATTCATATTTACGCCTAGTCATTGTTTGTGCAACCCACCCTCTCTGTTTTGTTTATCATCAAAGTTTTCTATGATATTTTTGTTATggaaatattgttaatatttgatgtttatattattgatattatttgttatgtttcttatttctttaaaaaatatgatccTCTTTGCACAGTGGCTTGTCGAAATAGAAATGAAGCACCTTTGATACCCATCACTCCAATGCCAGGCTTCTCTGACATGGACACACCTGAGCTGAAAAACAGACTCAACCGGTGAGTAGTGTCAATAAAATCAACtttactgtattacaaaaatattcttaGCAATTGGTTCATTAATCTTTTTGCCCATTGTAGATGAAATCCAATGCACTATGATCGGTTAAACAGAACCAAACCAACATAACACGCAGCCCAAAAATGCAGACGTGttggtttataaatgttttaaaaacgcaTACATGAATGAACATTTTTCTTTAGGTTTGGTGTGCGTCCTCTGCCCAAGAAGCATATGGTTCTGAAGCTGAAGGAGATCCATCAATACACACACCAGCTCCAGAGCTCTGAATCTGAAGAGGAGACCTGTCCCCCCCTGCATGCCTCCAAATCCCAGTCAGCACAACTGTCCTTTAAGCAGCCTACAGCGCCCCCTGCTGTCTCCTCGGCAAAACCGCAAGCTAGTGACGAAGACGAGCTTTTATCAGCCTCTCAGAACTCTACCACCTCTTCCACTGCAGAGTCAGACAGGTATAGGACCTCAAtgactaaatatttaaaataacctATAGGATTAAAAGCGCAATTCtgcaaaaaaattttttttttaatttgtctgtccattcattttataacatttcatGGATATGCGTGTTAGGTTTTTTTgaactctgtttttttttcaggtcaAATCCGGAGCTGTGCGTATCCGAAGGCGATGACTCTGACAGTGAGGGAATCACCTCGTCTCAGGCTGTTGTGCGTGAGAAGGACAAACTTCTCGCAGTTCGACGGTTTATCTTGTCTGATCCAAAACTGCACGGACGGGTGCTGCAGTACCAGCCTATTCCACTGGTGGAGCTGCAGGCCAGCTTGAAAGCAGCAGGAATCAGGTTGGGTGCTCCCAAAGCTGCTGGATTTTTTGGACTCACAGTGTATTACCTTCAGTACGGCCAAACAGGGTCAAAATACTTCTTCACGCAGGAAGCAGAAACGTAAAGTTGGGACCAGTGGGCCTGGAGATGCAGCTGTGAATAGAAGGAAAAAAGCAGCAAAGCCCAATAAGGCCATAAGTGTTGCTTGAGGGAACTAGAAAAACTATTAttaggtttaaaaaaaagagctgACAGGTTCTTTAAGTAAATATGGAAAAATTAGGAAAAAGGACAATTGAATGAATTCTGTTGAGTTCGGTTTGCAATGATCAAAGTGCTAGAAGACCCTGTTAAATACATGAAGTTAACTCAGaatcttaaaacattttcaaacgttcatgtttttgttttatttgttgattgTGGGATTTGTATGATGTTTGAAAAGAGAAATacttataatttatttgtcCAGATAATGTAATTAaaagactttttaaaataatagtataTATTGCTTTTAGACTCTCTGCAACTTAAATAGTTAATAAGTCACCAAAGTTGTAAAGTTTCTCCATCAGCACATGCCTCAAAGAAATATTACAGACTATTTTAATATGTGGTCTATAATGACAAAAggcacaaaaacagaaacactttcaaaaagattttgtatttttttttgttggttttataacatcactttttttgcaaagatctgtgaagaaaaacagacaTCTCATCCCTCCATCTCATACCACATACTAACAAAGACAGAAAAGCAGACGTAAAATCTCTGATCATCTTCTGTGTGCATGAGGGAGTGAGCGAGTTGAGGTCCAGCCTTGCAAACAGAGTTCAAATGGAGCGGCAGAACTCAAAGAGTGCATCGTACGAGCCCTAAAACGCCAGACAAACACATCAGCTCGTGAAGAGTCAGACAGCATCTGCCCTCCCTCACCCTGCTTCAGTCAGGACCAATCAGACGCATCTCCTCATGCCTCATCATGCACCCGTCATGACAGGTTGGCGAGGAAACGCTGCGCCCACCACTCCTCAAGATCAATAGGCACAAAATCTGGAAGAAATAGACCGTTATTTGAGATAGAATGGACTGGGACAGAAGAGTTAACTAATGTAGGTGGAACAGGCAAGAAAGGGGGTTAAAATATAGCATACGTGTCCACAAATCTGCAAATTAGGgacatttaaaggtccagtgtataaagtTTAGAAGCATCTTGTTCTGAAGTACTCTGTGGCTAAAACAGAGATgttttctttgccgaaggagacaACGTATTtttccgtttagggctactgtagaaattCCATGAaagggacccgcagtgtatttagatagaaatagcttattctaaggtaatacagACACGCTATTTATGTAAGATCTATACACATctaaacacatagttatgtagattatattgcatttctttctatcgataaatcctccaaaaaaagaCACATTGGACCTTAAAGACCCGATAAATAGAAGAAAAGGGATATACTGACTTTTCATGCTGGGATTGGGGCTTCTCTCTGCATACTGCACCAGGCCTTTCCTGGTCTCTGGCTGGGATCCCTCTCCAAGCTTCTGTTCAACCTCCTGCCAGGCtaaacatgaaacaaatgtaTGTATGAAGTAGGCATTATTGTCATATAGGCATTTAAATCCTACATCCTATATgaatcttaaaatgtaaaaatagccTGAATTTGAAATCCTTTTCCAGTGGGTCAAAACAAAATCATGAATTTCATTGGTGAAAGACTTAACTGTACATAACAATGCACAGCAATGTATAAAAGctctttttatatttgatcacctcatttattttttattcaagcCCTTTTTCAGTTGACTGTAGAGTACAACATTAGCCAGCATTAAGTATGTTGAAAAGCCCGTCATTGTACCAAAGTACATGAAAACTGCCCATGAGGGGCAGTTGCATCAGCATGTGGAGGTGGAGTCAGGACTGGAAACAAACACCCACCTTTTAAAGATTAGAACTGCCCTGCTTTACACATTCGTTGGTGAACTAACTAGGCACAAAGTACATTGTTGcgcttgttttttgtttaaaacccTTCATTTCTTACAAACtcataacaaaacattcagGACCTAGAAGCATTAAAAAGACAAGACTGTGTGTAAGCTCTAGAGTTAATAAACAGCCGTGAATCCAGCTGCTCTCCCCAAGTTCAACAAGGTCACAGCAACTACCTTGAAGCCCGACCCTGACCCCTCTGAAGGTCTTCATGCTCAAGGCACACAGAccaaataaaacactcaagtaACCGATTGAAGGCTAAACTATGGCAATTTATCTAGAAAGTTCTCACTGCTGCTTTTAATAGGAAAATCCAACTTATAAGCTCTGGAAAAATAACTCACCCTCATAAACAAACCGGACGTTCTCCTCGTGTGCCGGGGTAAAGCCTTCAGTCGTGCTGTCAGCTTTTGGAGAGGTCGGTCTGTGGTAGTGCTTTCCGTTCAGCCGATGAAATACAATCTTGGGCGCAGGGGAActacacaaagagagagatcgTCAGATGgcaaacacaataacacagtTTTATCTGGAAGAGAAAAGATATTGAGGTGCATAAATTGTGAATGGGgatacattttaatgtatagTTGCCtacatttaacatatttattccttattattatacatattatttttccattactttttctttttataagagaaaaaaaataattatactaTTACAAATCTTATAAAGCTTTCAATGAGAAAACGACCAAACGGCACCGTTACGTATCACGTCAGGTGTGACGTCAACGACAAATGGACCGCCACATTGAAACGACCTGGCGCACCGCATGCAACGAcccaaaaaatgactttctgaGCTTAACACTCCCAGTCATCGTTcacttttaaaaacagtgtCCAGTTCGACGATATTTCTCGTGTTGtgcttcacagaagaaagaaactcacttTGAGGGTGAGTACGCGATTACGAAATGTACCTTTTTTGGTGACCTACCCCTTTAAGAGAATGCTTCCTTACACAACGTCGTTTCTATAGTGACTGAAACACGTTATGAATGTGAACCCCAGTTGCTAACATCATGAACACACACGCGGCATAAAATCAACGATATGAAAATACACCAACACACAAAAGACGGACACAAACGCGCCTGTCGTCAAATGTAGCGCGACTATAACCTCATCAAGCGGCGCACGGTGCTTCATCGCGTCCTTGTGAGCAAATATCTAGAGGTGACGACTATTGGGGTTCACACAAGCTACGAAATGTTTACCATGAATACGAAGGTGCTCGTTTTACAACAGGATTCCCTCTTCAAACACGCCGACATTGCGCGCACGCGCTGCAAGGTCACACGGTGACAGAAACGTGCTACTTTGTCAATGGGGTAAATACGAAACGTCTCGGTTTATCAATGGGGGTTTCATCAGTCTAGTGCCCGTTTGTGAATGTGAAATGAATTGCTGGTGAGTTTTGTCCCCGTAACAACACACGAGGAGATCAGGCAGCACGACCGCAGAGTTGCGTTACGTATTAAAGTTTGTTACTCACTCCGATGCGAACCAGTGGCTTTGCTTCAGGTCGTTTGCTTTACTTTCAATCTGTTGCGTGGGCCctgcaaaataatttaaatgtgttttatttaaataacaagcATTAGATGCGTTTTCCAAGTATGCACCATGAAAAATGTTCATTAATAGGGTCATTCGTTATGCATATGGTTTGCTACATTACAGCAGCAAGCGTTACATTGACGTCAATAAACCATTGGACGTGGTGTGTAAAATCATGTGGTTGCGTTCTCGGACTTTACCTGTTCTGCGTTGTGTAACAAGTTTGCTGGGACCTCTTGTTATTGTGTACATCATGTGAGAGACGGTTTCTGGTGAACCCCTGCGGCACGGTAGATGCGTCTGTACGTCCACGCGAGGTCTACGGATCTGTCAACGCGAATGTCACGATGATACGCACGCCAGAAAATGTCACGCGATCCCCCTTCAGAGTGGAGCTCTTTTGACGCAGCCACCGTGGAAATGGTCGGTGCGTCTCAGCCTCGTTCGCCGGGAGCAAATCTGACGTTTATATGCGCTCAGCAGTCAAAGCGCCGTATGTTTACTTGCGGCAAGCGTAAGGTCACTCAAGGTTAACAGCGTAGGTGACCCTAAATCAATCTGGGGTGTGTTGCGTCTCAAGTCGCGCAGTGTCGCTTCTCTTTGCGGTGTCCCTTTGCTGAGAAACTTTCTAGGGCTCTCTGGTTAAGTCTGGTCTGTACTGTAAAACCCAGACCTCCGGTACGCACGCCAATCGTATTCGACGGTGACGTCACGGCACGCCCCCCGCGACGTAGCACCGGGGTCACCTTTCACCCACTCACCTTGTGGACGCACAAGGCGAGATTGCATCAAACGGGCTGTGTGGACAGTTTAAACATCGGGTTGAGGTTTAAGCCAAACACAGAATTGATTGACATGCACGATAAAAATGAGTGAATTAAGAACGGGCTGTTTCATGTGCGCAGCTACGAGGCGCTTCACGCACCACGTGGGACTCAATGGTGGTGTTAATCTGATTTAACTGTGAGCAGTTGTACGATATTACACTTATCACTAAATTGAAGCCAAACGATTGGATTAAATGGGTCAAGAAAAGTGTACAAAAACTGTTGCGCAACGCGTACAAATGATGGCCATGATAACCTTAAAATGCGACTTCTGTTACAAATTCATTATGaacttttctttatttcagaaaaacatGCCTTTTTAACAAATGTATGTGTCCTACATAAAATTATGAACAGGTAGCTGCCTGAGAACTGACCTCAGGTCAGGATGAACCTACAGTGTTATTGCTTTAAAACTTGCtataaacacatcatttaacTCTGCACATACTTTTGAATGTAACCTCTTATTATTCAAATACAGACTTCTAAGCATGAAATTAGCACATTCAAATGATATCTCATGAATGAAATTAAAGGAAAGCCATACATTTACAGTATCTGAAGCTCATCAGCACTTTCCTATGCTGTTTCTCCCAAACTATAAAAGACAACCAGGGCTTCCTTCATGTTCCCCAAAATGCCTTGAAAAGAATAGCTATTTAATGATGCAATAGCACATATTCATAAATGGTTCCCCTGAGTGGGTGTGTACAGTACATTAAATCCAATAATGATATTTACATCTCCCCTTTTGGAAATTGCAGATAAAGAAAGCACTTTGTTAccctgtaaaattacacttGTCATAAATTATAACGTGCCTTAataaattcatttcatttatgcatGTCAATATATGTCCATTCTATGATATTTGGAGTTAAGAAATGCCTAGACTATATATCAAGATCACGcttttgcaaaaatatttaaacaatcgTACAACTACAATGTTCTGGAAGTATTCTCCTTCGTATTCCATTCAATATAGTTCTCTGAATGGTTTCTcattaaaacttattttggaATAGTACAAATTTACCAAGTGTCTCATGACTAATTCCATTCAGGCAAGTTTAAACAAAAGCTAAAACACAACCACTATTGTAGGACCTGAAAAAGTACATTCATATTTTCAGTAATGAGGTTCACAATCTTCTACCAGACTGTCAGTGATGTAGTTGATCTTTAGGAGCTGCTGGTAATATTGTTTCTCCACTGCCGTGTTCACAGTCCAGGCCACCACCTCTACCCCTCGGTCAGTCCAGTACTTCACATAGTCCCTGAGAAAACCAGACAAAAGAACACTGAAACATACAACACAGAACCACACACACTCCAACACTGCAGATGGCGCCACTGATCTACTGCTAGGATTGTTGAAGCACTAAGATGAAACAAGAGTCCGAGCAGTAGATGTGATGCAGTGCCGTGTTCCGTTATTCTCCATACATTTTTCTCCATAGAAGAAGCTGTGGTAGATAAAGGGTGTACGTCTCAAAAATTGTCATTAAACATGGTCGTTTACATTTaatagacgcttttatccaaatgagggaaacaatggaagaattggaacaacataaggacatcaaaagcataagtgcaataaaactggtctgACAATGCCTATCACAGTATACAGagcaaagttatttttttacatatagaAACAGTAGAAAAGCGATAGAGgtcagaactgatcggtcaggtgctgacggaagagatctGTTTTCAGCCCTTATCCTTTGAGGGCATTATCTATGCCATTTGCCGGCACTGTAAGAGAGTGGTCAAGCATAAAGATTGGCTGTTCAGTCTGTTTGGAAATGATGTGGTTACACACGTCAATACATTTCAGTGCATTATAGTGGTAATATACATTGGTAGCGTGTTATTTAAAAGTCACCCTAGCAACATTGCAACCATTTTAAAACCACTAATCTATACCCACAAATGTATAAACTGTGCCCTCAATTTTAAAGTTTGTACCCACAGAATCCTCAATCCTGCATCTATTGTTTTTCTCATCTGTGCAAATTGATTAGTTTGAtgcaaaatgctaaaaaaaactataattaaacaaaatgtcattttagaaTGACATTgcttaaagacaaaaaaataaagttatgctTTTCTCTTGCTTAGAGTACAGAGAATTTATTTCATGATCTGTTCCGTAGTGTtcaatgacaaataaagcaTGCCACGTCTTTTATACTCACTGAGAGATAAAGTTTTTCTGCACCAGGAACGCAGAGACTCCACACAAGTTCCACAGCAGATGATGATGGGCCCAGTCGAGGAGCACGTCCAGAGCCTGCATCCAGTGGTGTTTCCATAAGGATGAGAACCGTGGGGTCCCGTCGCCCAACTGACTGAGGCTCCACGGCCGATGGGTCAATGCTGTCACCACGTCAGCATCGGCCTGCCTCATCTAGAAACAGATACTTCATCAGAAAACTGTCATAAGTAGTATTTGTCTCGTTGGAAGCATTTGAATAAATGTTACCCTATAGATGACTTTCGGTTCAAAAGAGCAGACGATACTTGTGTTGTAGAGCACAGGATATTTTCGAAACAGCTCCTTCAGGGCTGCAGCCGACTGCAGACAGCAGACAACATTGACGAATTAGCATTCAAACTAATAATTATCTTCATTAGAATGCTGACATTAAAACCTCATGTATTGAAGATACAATGAATGTACGGTAAAAAACAGCTGGATGTACCTCATCCGGATGACCTTTGACATCAAAGTAAATGGTCAGCTGGTGTTTGATGCATTCTTCTACAGCCTCCTGCAGCTTAGGAATCTTCTCACCCCGGAAACGGTCACTGTTGGGCAAGCAACAAAAACATACCACCAGTTGCCTGTGACCGGTCTTGTTTATAGTCTGCTTAATAAACAGAATTCTGCTTAATGTGAAGCAGAGTTAAGTTTAGATTTATCTCTCTAACCTGAATCTGTGTTTGGCTGCAGCATCTAATTTACAGAGTTCAGAGAAGAGCATTTTACTGAGTGGACCCGATCCATTTGTGGTCCGATCCACGGTGTCATCGTGCATCAGAATAGGAACACCATCAGCCGAGAACTCCAGATCCAGCTCCACACCTGTGGCTCCATTCTCACTGGCCTTTTACAAATATAAGGtatagaaaaatagaaaactaCACTAATGCAATAATTGCAACACTGTCTGTCACCAATGACTCATATGAAACATAGGAAATGCGGATATGTGTGCATTTGTGGTTAAAGAAATCATGAACTAGTGATGATCACAGCAACAGTGGGTTGTGATTATGTGTCAACAAACCGAAATATCAATGGAAAATACAGACATTCAGTGTATATATTTgctaatatacatttttatgcaacTTAAAACATTGGAatgtatgtaatataataataatatttataaaataggaCAATTTAAAAATCATGCGACTTATAAAAACTATGCATATAAAAACTATGCAAATAATATCTTG
Coding sequences within:
- the slx4 gene encoding LOW QUALITY PROTEIN: structure-specific endonuclease subunit SLX4 (The sequence of the model RefSeq protein was modified relative to this genomic sequence to represent the inferred CDS: deleted 2 bases in 2 codons), with protein sequence MDDSDLDFTDLCSRLLKRVRRKGAGRSGDEKKPAANDEDQSSPRRNPPKRRKKTKDIKTEIKIDPNERIQPGDVPQPAPAVPEPTRVKDVVILRMQQFKRSSPQRLLHTDTDQPTTSQADINNAEVQHSEDVSSDEALALQLQEELDREARPAVDDGGLFFCQLCQKDLSPMSSQLRTQHINRCLDAGEVSAPSTSHQSHPRPHVPECPICGKSFKSEKARSVHLKRCSTDMGVSPNDLLQALRRQAADAVGDGTTEQSRPTGVTKRRNGAPAKKKSRRKGQPLDEDTMMALALSRSLLEQEKEKKREMKEEREIQAQLSSPPALRWKPGAGKGRGKRRKGASPVQPPLLLVQDPQTALNRLQERVSSLLLCSRSPSPPTPTLSPSTLPDSSQAPLWLKSALHGGGPDSVLEFYTSELSDFIQPLIAPEKEKLKNLEVTPVKKPPAPTTETAQEVCPDQIPAQHRSALSPLTPCSGTPGTQALQDLMDLAEEGMTLTQYGYNTNTATDKDNDVNELPSSGFVPETNNKTIKTPSVSFSKLASDLSSMVNNPQLSNVQLQVDSGDVFFTHSFMLYTRCPLLANMVYDSGFGVQEEGMPVSQRVLLGDVPGAAVLALLKYLYTAHCPLTRSLLPHVQQLADRFCLAELQQQCEEYSRTSEEDPRGESEGMFSAQEPHLSEKEDQNLAESNFLELLQSMWQHEDSEGENEFKEDAGERRGVEEEAERVDVEYKEDRVDEEELDEIYEFAATQKKIENTLETATETEEDEGDTNKSVRNEKEDEGISENETESRWEKSVASFHCKEGVDGTEAAMVTSLAEIHQKQNPDTGPKVCLLSESDAPENNNKDVSLDKSYNRLFSQSVGEYTEPSQTATSCQQHYTSSHTPQRKTPVFRPSFASEVIDLSISPPPSSSVSGESSFPVPGVSPGPSPGPDNEMGLSEQSCHRNPPSPSESHSKQVELIVLSDSSDQMDVEPEGGGLSPQSPSGSLPDSAFKSRSNVCESKLDTPNSFVSAFQSHTGKQVNIDTELKSDQSEHHSPCAANQSVFDGSAEVSWLIPATPVPVARSSSAQTCVSMRRTQLFPKSCSSSSSSSSTVFNASKSSANNGYAGENPEPSSKPLSNCPLNSDQSPTKEHFSKNVKRSPGYQTPLHLLRLSQIPSKRLSDGSHAGFINGHPSQSVRQPASSTPLHSDSSLQRQTLSVGQQASLSLQLSHSESYQSLAKLQRRREITVIFSMGPLISHQTLQAIIILKVKRECARTNGVGDEVQNHSVEEVNVEEISPQASFCVMDEPPIPFDDSWGLDGNVGSQKPCFSLRLDSSEGTVSPARTESRRPEASTRTKSPAAGAQMKTPEPSPGPFNHSLPDPDMWDDWEEKEEELLPLSQRLAPPSAKRVAALKTPVACRNRNEAPLIPITPMPGFSDMDTPELKNRLNRFGVRPLPKKHMVLKLKEIHQYTHQLQSSESEEETCPPLHASKSQSAQLSFKQPTAPPAVSSAKPQASDEDELLSASQNSTTSSTAESDRSNPELCVSEGDDSDSEGITSSQAVVREKDKLLAVRRFILSDPKLHGRVLQYQPIPLVELQASLKAAGIRLGAPKLLDFLDSQCITFSTAKQGQNTSSRRKQKRKVGTSGPGDAAVNRRKKAAKPNKAISVA
- the mcrip2 gene encoding MAPK regulated corepressor interacting protein 2, translating into MMYTITRGPSKLVTQRRTGPTQQIESKANDLKQSHWFASDSPAPKIVFHRLNGKHYHRPTSPKADSTTEGFTPAHEENVRFVYEAWQEVEQKLGEGSQPETRKGLVQYAERSPNPSMKNFVPIDLEEWWAQRFLANLS
- the gde1 gene encoding glycerophosphodiester phosphodiesterase 1, with the translated sequence MLQIGDGLTLFSVVFVVVLLGTRSAVWSTVLTTSLYFFLVMFRFPQVPSSRARQVLRPENRVTPSGVSAVAHRGGGHDAPENTIASIRAASENGATGVELDLEFSADGVPILMHDDTVDRTTNGSGPLSKMLFSELCKLDAAAKHRFSDRFRGEKIPKLQEAVEECIKHQLTIYFDVKGHPDESAAALKELFRKYPVLYNTSIVCSFEPKVIYRMRQADADVVTALTHRPWSLSQLGDGTPRFSSLWKHHWMQALDVLLDWAHHHLLWNLCGVSAFLVQKNFISQDYVKYWTDRGVEVVAWTVNTAVEKQYYQQLLKINYITDSLVEDCEPHY